TTAATCACTTTACTATAAAGAGGATGCGTGCAAATTTTAATGCCGCCCAGATCACGAATGACCAATCCTTTCGGTTGGTTATTTTCAAAAATGACCAAGGTATTTTGCTGATGGGCTTCCAAGGCTATCCCATAGTGGACCAGCAAGTGCAATTGACCCTTAAGGACAATTGCACAATAAGCTGCGAAACATTCTTCTGGATTTATTTGACTGGTTTCTATGATTTCTAGCAATAATGGAGTTTGGCTGACAGGGGATGGTGCAAACAGGGCTGCAAGCGGGACCAGTTGCTGGGAGTCTTTAAGAGCATTTAAGGGATTTTCCCGAATCAGCATGGCGAGTTGCCTTTTTTCATGGAGAGGGATTGCTGGATGAGTGATGTTAATCCCAGCTAAATCGTGCGCTAAAAACAAGCGTTCTTCATAGTATTGATGTTGGGCAAGTATGTGATTGACCCAGGACGAAACGGTTGGACCATTATCGATGGAGGCTGGTGAAACGGTTCGAAAAGAAGACGTCGTATGAACATCGACTGCCAGTTTGATATGAGGTCCGCGATTAGATAAAGACATCATAGTACGCAATGACATCGTTGGCATGGTGTTTTGGTGATGAGGGACAAGAATCAATTGTTTATCGTCTTGCAGACTGGCGCCTAACGTGTGTTGTTTATTACGCCATTGCCAGGGATGCAGGAGTAATGGGTAATAGTTGTCCGGATTTAAGCGTTTAAAATGCAGTGCCTGAGCCCAGCGTTGGTATTCATCGGGGAAATGGTAGCTCAATAATTGGCGGTAATTTTCTTTGTTTACAGAGGTGTGAGTGATGGTGCGATGGATGGCCGCCCAATGGATGCGAACCAGGGCATTAAATTCGGGAGAATATTGCATGACTTCGCAGCGATTAAATCCTATTTTGGCACGAAAATTTGGATGATAAGGGTGGCCAATGCAACCCCATTGCTCTAAAAACTGAGTAATATCCGAAGGATCATGTTGTGCACACAACCAAGACCATAAGCTAGGGTATTTTTTGGCGTGCAACCTTAAAGTCTGTTGCCAATGTTGGCGATAAGCCAACGCTAATGCCTGGTTGACAATGGTTTCATCTAACTCATTGCGTAAATCTTGCCAGCGATTGAATGCACTGGCAGGATTTGATTTTTTTAAGTCAATCTTAAGCAAATCAAGAAAGTCATGAACATGATGACTGGTTATTTCTCTATCTATGAGTCCTTCCATGATGGCTGCATGCTGTAATCGTTGCAAACATTGGCGATGCGCCAGGGTAATGAAATGATTCATAGCGGATTCGGTCATTCCAATCCCAATTTCAAATAATAAAAAACGTAATTGTTGACTCAAGTAATGAAAATTCCCGTAGGCTAAGGCCATAATGGCTCCTTCATTGCGTAACAAAAAACCTACTATAAATGATAATGATTATCATTTGCAATAATTTGAGGATATTAATTATGCAATTGAGTCAATTTTGGCTGTAGAAAATCAGAGCAAACGCATCTAAGTTTTGAACATGTATTTGTTAAAAAACTTGTCTTTGCTCCTAACTAACTTCAAAAAGTTAGTGCGGTACGTTTTATAAATCCCATATAAAGGCTTGCAAAGACGACATTCAGGATTGTTTTTGGTCACAAGATGCGGTTGCCCTGGTAGAAAATGCACAGCATCATTAAAAATGGACTATAACTTGCAAAGCAAACACCATTGCTTTGGATGAGTTCCCAACCACTGGGTGATTTAACCCCGAAGATGACATGGTGTTTGCATAGCCATAATCTTTGGCATATTGGAATTGAACCGTGCAATATCGATTAATATCACTAGAGAGACCTATGCCTATTCTTCGGGAGGGTAATTTCAAAGGCAATGCTTGATAAGAATGATCATAGAATCCTATGAGTTTTAAAGGGATGTTTTTAATGTGAATGGTGTAGACACCTTGTAGGCTGAAGGCACCAGGTGACGCACCTTTTTTGTTGTAACTGAGCTCATTTACTGCAAAGGAATTAATGGCTGTAACGTACGTCAGATAAGCACTGAATTTTTGGTATTTCATATTGATATAGGCAGCCGCCCCGGGAATATGACTATGAATGGGTCGAGCTGAAAACCCACCAAATCCCTTGTTGTATTGAAAGATTTGGCTATCGGCGATGGAATATAAGTAGCTTGCTCCTACATCAAAATAAGTGTGGTGTATGCCTAAGTCTAAATTGTAATACAGAGGGAGTGGTGATGATCGAATGCGTGAGTAGGGATGGAAAAAAGAAAGATTTACATAATAAGTGGCATCATAACCGAGAAAAACTACGGATTCGTTGGTTTGACCTAATGCTTTGGTCAATGGTTTGTATATCAAATCATTTTTGTAACGGCCAAAAGCCAGCCAGTTTTTTCCTGCTTGTACGGTCCAATTGGACAATTCAGGATTAAATTCCTCATAGAGTTGATCAAAATAGTATTTTGGAGCGATTGGAGTGGGCTCTGTATTGTAAATAAATAATCCTTTGAGTTTGTGTTCCGCAGTCATTTGTAATTCTGAATTTAATTTGATGTTTGATAATTGTTGGTTAAGCAAATATTTTTCTCCTTGCACGGCTGAATTCGTGGCATTAAAAAACAAATGGCCATCGTAGGTGAAACTTAAGGGGCCTGGCTGGAAATGGGGTATGCTCGCAGCTAGGTTAAAATGAGCGGTCACCATGAATACAATAAGGAAATAGCGGACTATTGCTTTAAACATGAACAATAAGCATCGGATTTATTTGCGAATGATAATCATTTTCATTTTAAAATAAAACCATGATGCACATTTTTTTCCGCGTCACTCAAGGTATAATAGAACTATGTTGAGTCTGCCTGTGGTTGGCGATGTCTGATTTTACTGCGGATTGTTTCCTGGCCTTTACCCATTTTCCGCTGCTGTTTTTTCTTACCATCATTGGAACCTTATGGTGGGGTCGAGGGTTCTTTTTACCAACCGTTTTTCTGATTGCATTTGATATCGTGGTGAATGTTGCCTTAAAAGGTACGTTTAAAATTCCTTTAGCTGCCGCACTTCATAAAGTGGGCTACGCTTTTCCCAGTGGCCATATGCAGCTTGCCACGGTCTTTTATTGCTGGTTGGCCAGCCTTACTGTTTCCTGGCTAGGCCGAGGCGTTATCATGATGTTATTAATAGGAATTGGCGCAAGCCTCATTCATTTTGGGTACCATAATTTATATGAAGTACTGGGTGGGCTTGTCAGTGGGATATTGCTGATGGTTGTTTTTCGCTGGTTATTAACGTATTACCGTCACTCTTTTTTCAAGACGTTGTTTTGGGCCGCCTCTTTGCTTATGATGTACAGCGGCCTGATGTACCAGGCCATTCCGCGACATGCTTGCGCGGCTTATGTTGCTATAGGATTGCTATTTCTTATGCAAAGAATGACGGTTGTTTATCGAGTGCGTCATGCTATAGACACCAGTGTTGGTGATGGTGGCCAATCGGGTAGCACTTGATTTTTGCCTCTGGGTGGTCTTTTAAAGAAACGAATCGGTAAATCCGTCTCGCTTGCAAAAAAAGGAGCCACCGCATCTAATTCATGTTCAGCTGTTGCGCTGGTAAAACGAGTCAGGGCGCCAATCATCTGGCCGGTTGTTGTATCGATTTCTGGAGTAAAACGCTTTATTTTGGTAGGCGTTTGTCCAGTGCCAATTAATATTTTATTCACATAGGTTAGACAGTCATTGTCTCCAAGCTGATAATGCTTCAGGGTAAACTCAAGGTTTTTCGGATGAGTTTCTTGCAAAATCCTATCCAAGGTAAGCATTTCAAATAATTTCTTTCCTGACACATGGCGCGTAGGTTCTGCTTGATCTACCCAGCGAGGAGATGTCTTTCGAGATCCAAATTCAATTGGAATGTCTGTTTTGCCATTAATACTAAAGCGAATAAGGGAATGATGACCTAAAGTACCATCGAATTTGCGATCAACCAGTCCTGAGGGAGTGGTGCAAACTTGGAATGCTTGCTCTGAGTCTAAAAAAGCTAAAAAAGCGGCTTCTTTATCTGGTTCATCTGCCAGGAATGTTTCAATGATGTATTTTTTAGTTTCATTTTGATAGAAATCATAATCTGCACAGGCATATGGGTTTTCGTCTTTCTTGCCTTCTTTAAAGCGAGTTGTATTTTTTTCTTCAAGTTCTGCACAGATTTTTTCAATGCTGTTAAGACAAAAAATCAAGTTATTTTCAAAATGGCTTTGAGAAAGTGTACTGGGCAGGCGAAAACCGATAATTATGCCAATAACCAGGCCACAAAGAAAGCCGGAACGGGCCCCTTTAAGCACATTAGGTTGTGAAAAAAGTCCCAAGCCTAAACCGATTATAGCGCCCAGGATGCCCACGATGATCCCTGTAATTACTCCGCAAATGGTCAGCACTATTTTTTTAATTTTCATGGGAGTGGTGTTGATTTGCGCCTGATTCATCAGGGAGTTTAGACGCAGTGTAATTTCTTGCAGATGTTTTGCGCAGGTTTCGGGCGTTTTTTCTTGATAAAGACGTTTGAGAGCCAACACCAAATCATGGGTTTCAGCCAATAAAAGCGTATGTTTCTCAGGATGCTTTTCATGCTGAATGGAGGCAACTAACAAAACAAGATAATAACTCAATTCGTTGGGTGGTAATGCTTTGATGTCATTTAACGTTTCTTCAAATAACCGTTGATAAATGAGTTGGGCGGTGTTGACTTGTGGCTTACTTGCTTCAACGGATGAAGTTAAAGAAGAGTTCGTGCGCATACAATCTACTTTCCGAAATTATTTAGGTTGGTTATTATACATTTGACCATAAAAAAGTACATAATGGCGAATCACAGTTAAAAAAATCAATATTTCTGATTTTTTGTCAATAAGATATTACGAATATAGGCAGTAGGCAAATTTCTATTGAATGGCAGCATGCTTTATTTTCATGCTGCGACATGACTTAGTGATTTATCCATTAACCGCGTATTTTAAAAAATATGATGACGAGCTTCCTTAGGGTTGGTCTACTAAGTGAGTTAAGCATCGACCCAAATGATGTCTTCTTCAATGCGTGTTCGATAGATTTTCAATTGCTTTTCTTTAGACAATTTTCCAAGCCATTTTCCCACAATAGGCGGCCAGGGAGACCAGCAGGCCACATCGCCCGTTTTTAAATCAAATGCACTTTTATGAAAAGGACAAATGATGGCGCAATCATCGGTTAATTTACCTTTGGTTAGTGGAAGCTTAAGATGTGGACATTTAGATTCTATAGCATGCACTTCATCTTGGTGCCACAGAAACAAAACGTCTTGATTATTGATGGTTAATTTATGACGAATTGCTTGTTTTAATTCATTGAGCGGTAATGCAGGTGTCCAAGTCATTTTAAATCCTTATTGTAGCGGTGGCTGGCCAGCACACCAAGTTTTTTTGTCCGCTGCATTTTACAACAACTATACTATTAAAAGGATGGATATCTGATAAAAAGAATAATTGCCATCCGTATTCCGTAGGAAGCGCAGAATATAAAAGGAAGACCGACCATGAAAAATAAAGATTTTATTTCAGATATCAAAAAAATCCGTCGTGAAGCTAGAAAACATTTAAAAAGAGGGCCAGTTACTGAAAATTATAAGCTTGATTTAAAAAATGTCATAAATTTGTTGAATGGGGCATTGGCGACTGAATTGATTTGCACCTTACGATATAAAAAACATTATTATAAGGCAGCGGCATTAGGTGCGAGTGTGGCTGCTACTGAATTTTTAGAGCATGCGAATCAAGAAAACGATCATGCCAGTCAAATTGCCCAACGAATCGTACAATTAGGTGGTGATCCGGATTTTTCGCCAGAAGGATTGCCACAGCGTTCCCATGCCGATTATGTGGATTGTGAAGACGTTGCCTGTATGGTAAAAGAAAATCTAATTGCTGAGCGCATTGCAATCGATATCTACCGTGAAATGATTAATTACATTGGCAATGCTGACCCAACCACGCGTAAAATGCTTGAAGATATTTTGGCCGTAGAAGAAGAACATGCGGATGACTTATTGGATGTTGCTGCGGAATATGATATCAATTTTGAGCAATGAGAAAAAACATACATAGTAGGGAAAGGAGATAGAGGTGAACGATAGGTTTAAAAAAAATCGGCTGTGGAAAAAAGTCGGTTGTTTATGAAAAAATCCCTATTAGTTTTAAGCATTGTTTTTATTTTGTTAATTGGCTGGGTTGGCTTTTACGGCTACGGAAAAAACCGTATGGAAGTGGTGCATCCTTTTTACGGAACGGCTGTCCAGGCTGCTTATGCAACGGGCACGGTTGAAGCCACCGTCATGATGCCCATATCCACTCATATTACTGCACGCTTGCTAAAATTATATGCTGATGAGGGCAGTGAAGTCATAAAAGGTCAGATCCTGGCTCAACTTGAAGACCAATATCTTCAAGAAACATTAAGAGAGTTAAAAGAACGGGAAGAACTGGCGCGTAAACGATATGAACGCCATACTCCTTTGATGCAGAAAGGCGTTACTTCCAAAGATGAGTATGATCGTATGGTCTCTGAATGGCGAGCGGCAATGGCCGCCGTTCATGGGGCCGAGGCTCAAGTCAATTATCTTAAATTAATTGCCCCGGCAGATGGTCGTATCATTCGTCGCGATGGTGAAATAGGCCAACTTATCCCAGCAAATCAGGCCGTGTTTTGGCTTTCCTGTTGCGCACCTTTGAGGATCGGTGCCGAAGTGGATGAAGAAGACATTGTGTACGTTCGCCGCGGCCAGGAAGTATTGATTCGTGCAGATGCTTTCCCTGAGCGTATTTTTTATGGAAAAGTACAAAGTATTACTCCTAAAGGGGACCCCATTGCGCGCAGTTACCGAGTCCGGATAAGTCTCCCAGAAGATACGCCGTTGTTGATTGGCATGACGACAGAAACCAATATCATTTTTCATAAAAAGCAAAACGCTTTATTATTACCGGCCAGTGCGGTGATGGCTGGTAAGGTCTGGTTGGTTGATGATGATAAACTTCGGCAAGTGCCTGTGTCGTTGGGCGCAAAAAGTTTAAAGCAGGTAGAAATTTTAAACGGTTTAACCGCTGATGATTTGGTTATTTTGCATCCTCGTGATGAATTAAAGGAAGGAACGCGCGTGCGCCCAGTTCTTGTTAAATTGGAACAATAATGAAATTGTTCGTGCTGATTGCGCTTAAGCATTTGCTTGCACGAAAACGGCAAAGTCTGGTTTCTTTGCTCGGTATAGTATTGGGCGTTTCATTTTTCCTAACCATTTCATCGTTGATGCAAGGGTCGGAAAAAGATTTTATCAAAAGACTGATTGATAATTCCCCACATATTATCATTATGGATGAATACCGTAATCCGCGCCTACAGCCAGTTTATCAACTCTATGAACAAGGCGCTATTGAACTACGCAGCATGAAGCCTTTGACCGAAACACGTGGTATTCGTGGTTATGAACAAATCATCCATTATTTGCGCCATACATTTCCCGGTATACGTACTTCTCCGGCATTGGTAGGACAGGCTTTGCTTAGTTATGCGGGAAAAGATTTTTCCATTACGATGAATGGGATGATTCCTGAGGAAATCAAAACCGTTTCAACCATTAACCATTATATGATTGCCGGTACGATTGATGATTTAATCGTTAATCCCGATGGGATTGTTATCGGCAACCAACTGGCAAGAAAATTGTCGCTTAAGTTGGGTGATAACATCACAGCTACAGCAACCTCTGGACAAGTGCGCACTTTTAAAATATTAGGAATTTTTCGTACAGGCCGTTCCGATTTTGATGCAAATCAAACGTTTGTCAGTCTTAAGCGAGCTCAAGCTTTGCTTAATCGGGTTAATCGTGCCAATAGTATTCTTATTAAATTACCCATGCCTTATCAAGCTTATGAACTTGCGGCCGAAATTGAACGGCAGATTGGTTATCAGACGGTTTCATGGCAAGAAAAATCGGAAGATTTATTGAATACGTTGGTGATACGCAACACCATTATGTACAGTGTTGTCAGTGCGGTATTGATTGTAGCGGCTTTTGGCATTTACAACGTTATTTCTACGGTTGTGATGGAAAAACATCGTGACATTGCCATTTTGAAATCAATGGGCTTTTACAGCCGCGATATCCAGCTCATTTTTATTATTCAAGGATTACTGCTTGGAATGACAGGATGTCTGCTGGGTTTGCCTTTGGGTAGTTTATTAATGTATGGCCTTATGCAAGTGCAATTTAAACCACCTGGGAGCTCGGAATTGGTCAGCATGCCACTGGACTGGGGCTATCTGCAATTTGTCATCGCTGCAGCGTTTGCTATGATTGCTGCCATGGTTGCCGCATTACTTCCCGCACGAAAAGCAGCATGGGTTCAGCCTGTTGATATTCTTCGAGGAGGGACGTAAAGATGACTACCGTCATCAAGACAAAGCAATTGACACGCCGTTTACCTGCAGAAGTCCCTGTTACGTTAGTAGAAGATATTGATTTGGAAATCCAAGCTGGTGAGTTTGTGGTCATTACTGGTCCGTCTGGTTCCGGTAAATCCTCATTGCTTTATTTGTTAGGGTTACTCGATAGGCCAAGCAGCGGCCTAATGTGGTTGAATGGGGAAAATACTTCTTTTTATTCTGAAGAGCAACTTGCGGATATCCGGCTGGCGCAGTTGGGGTTTGTTTTTCAGTTTCATTTTTTATTGCCGGAATTTACAGCCTTAGAAAATGTAATGCTACCCATGCAACGGTTAGGGAGGCTAGCACCCTTAGAAGTAAAAAGCCGAGCTGAAACATTATTGACGAATTTGAACTTGCAAGAACAGCTGAACAAGTTGCCCAAACAACTGTCTGGTGGTCAAAGCCAACGTGTGGCAATCGCCCGCGCACTTGCAAACGAGCCTTTATTAATTCTGGCGGATGAGCCGACTGGAAATCTTGATACAACAGCAAGCATGAACGTGCAAACCACTCTAAAACAATTAGCGCATCAGTATGGACGCACTGTGGTGGTAGTGACTCATGATCCGCAGTTTGCGGCAATGGCGGATAGGCTAATTCATATCATAGATGGTAAAATAGCATCATAATGGTTTTAATTGTAGCAATTATGCGATGTTCAATTGACATTGTTGACATAAAAGAATATAAATAAAGTTGTTCTTGCAATGAGCATCTATTGTAAATAAATGAAAATTGTTTTTACATTACGCGATTTAATTCCCACATTTTTAGTGAAAACTAAAACATTCAACACGATTGTTTTCTGCCCAGTAGTCTGTGTGGTCGTGGCCTTCGCGGCCATCTAATATCTCCTTACATTCATTCAAAGTTATCCAAATAAAAATCTCTCAGAAAGAGGAACGTTGTATGCCTCAAATTAGATCAATGTTGATGTATGGTTTTGCTATGTTTGCCATGTTTTTTGGCTCAGGAAATCTGGTGTTTCCTTTGCAAATAGGTTATGAAAATGGCGATCATTGGCTTTTGGGTTTTGCAGGATTATTAATTACCGGTATTATTTTGCCTTTTTTAGGGCTTTTTGTAATTAAATTACACCAGGGAAATTACCAATCATTTTTTGGTGGGGCCGGGCGATTGGCTCAGGTTGTTTTGCCATTTGCCATGCTTTCTCTTTTGGGATCTTTTGGTGTAGTGCCGCGATGCATCACGGTTGCCTATGGTAGTATGGATTACATGATGCCGGGAATGTCTTTAATGACGTTCAGTTTTTTATTTTGTCTGGCCATGTATCTTGTTTGTTTAAATGATCGGTGGATGGTTAATATTTTAGGCAAGTGGATGAGCCCTGTCTTATTGATTATTCTTATCATTTTAACAGCTATGGCCATATTTCATTCCCCAGAGCCAACTAGCCATCACAAAGCCAAAGAAGCATTTGCTACCGGATTTCTTACCGGATATCAAACTATGGATTTGTTTGCCGCTTTTTTCTTTTCAGCCCTTACTTTCACCCAAATTCAGAATAAGCTGCCTGCAGGAACAAGCAGTCAGGAATTGATTCGCTTTGCTATTAAATCCAGTCTTATTGCGGCTATTTTATTGGCCATGATTTATTTGGGATTTGTTTATCTTGGTGCACATTATTCTTTCTTAATCCAGGATGTGCCTGCAGAATCAATGCTGCCAACCATCGCATTTTACACGATGGGAAAAAAGGCAACGACCTTGATCGGATTTGCAATGCTTTTTTCGTGTTTATCCACAGCCATCGCATTGAATAATCTCTATGCACGATATTTATGTAATCTATTCAATTTAAAAGAAAATAAATTTTATCGAGTGGTATTACTGACGACAGGTATTGCCTTTATTATTTCTTTATTTGATTTTCGAGGCATTGCGGCTTTTTTACAGCCGATTCTTGAGGCTTTTTACCCCGGCATTATCGGCCTAGTGTTGATAAGTATCGTGATAAAGCGCCATCAGCCATTAAAAATGTATTTATTTTATATAATTACGTTAATAACCATCAGCTATAGTTATTTAAAATAACTCACTGGAGGCATGGTTATAACGTAATGTTTTGATTGAAGCATTTGTTTGGAGCAACTTTTTTCTAAGTCATTTCCGGTGGTAAAATTAATAAATTGACCAGAGTTTAATTCTTGTACTGCTGGGAAGACGTTAGGTGGTATGGTGTTCTATTGTTTGCAATTTAACTCAGGTCATAGTTCATTCGGTTAAATGAACACCTTCAAGTGAGACTAAATGAATACATCGTTACATGTTTAATTCTTTTCTGCTTTGCGCCTCTGCCTGTTCTTTTGTTACAGATTCAATCATTTCATCCACTATGCGATGGTATCGACCTTTGAAGCTAAAAAATCCATCTGCTTTTGCATTAGCTTGATACAATGATTCCTGATGATCTTTTAGTAATTTTGTATCAATTTCAGGCGTAGATAAAGCACGAGTTAACAACCCGATTGTTTTGATGGCTTCGTCATATTTCTTGGTTTTATCAGCGGTAATGCCTGCAGAAGCCAGAAAGGAATTTAACCTACTTTGTTCATTAATTTCTTTGCGTAGTTGGTTAGCGTATATTTCTAAGCTTATGATTTTTTTACTTAATTCCAAACGTGTTTTATTGTCTGGTTGTTCAAGGTCCAGTTTCATTTTATTTTATTTGCCTAAAAAATTCTTTGATAAACTTTATAGGAGCTAAATGAGATCCAGACTGCCGTTTATCCCTTTTCTTATCAATAGTTAGGGTCTGTTTACATTTCATTTCACGGCTGCCAATTTGCCTGATTGGCGCCACATGACGTTTTAATTCGTTAAATAGAGCTTGCTATTCGCCTCATTCAAACGCAAAGTAACACTCAATCACCCCAATTTTCGCTTCGCAAAATAAAATGTAAACAGAACCTAAAGTGATTTATTATTTTGAGTGGCTTTTGCAAGCAATTTGGTGACTTCATCATCAGAGGTTTGGGAGAAATCTTCAAACCAGAGTCCCACGGCATGAAAATTTACTGGTTTTAGGGGACAGATAAATTCATCCACTTCTTTTGCTATTTCTTTATAGCTTGAAAGAGCAGCAACAGGGACAGCCAGTATAAGCTTTGCAAGATTTTTTTTGCGCAATGCTTTTATGGCCGCGCGTACTGTTGCACCCGTTGCAATACCATCGTCAATAAGAATGACAATTTTATGCTGTAAATTTGGTAAAGGTTTTTCTCCACGATAAATGGATTCCCGGCGCTGTAATTCTTTTTTCTCAGCGTTAATAACTGGTTGAATTGCCTCATCCGAAATGTGTAGCATTTGTAAAATATTGTCATTAAAAACCGTGGTATTTCCCGTGGCGATCGCGCCCATGGCAAGCTCTGCATGACCAGGAACACCAAGTTTTCGTACCAGAAATACATCCAGTGGCACAGCCAGTGCAGCTGCCACTTCGTAGGCCACGGGAACCCCACCTCGTGGTAAAGCCAATACAATGACTTCCGGATTTTTTTGATAGGA
This genomic interval from Legionella oakridgensis ATCC 33761 = DSM 21215 contains the following:
- a CDS encoding phosphoribosyltransferase; protein product: MDKYVNRQEAGKILASYLKSYQKNPEVIVLALPRGGVPVAYEVAAALAVPLDVFLVRKLGVPGHAELAMGAIATGNTTVFNDNILQMLHISDEAIQPVINAEKKELQRRESIYRGEKPLPNLQHKIVILIDDGIATGATVRAAIKALRKKNLAKLILAVPVAALSSYKEIAKEVDEFICPLKPVNFHAVGLWFEDFSQTSDDEVTKLLAKATQNNKSL
- a CDS encoding Rieske (2Fe-2S) protein, coding for MTWTPALPLNELKQAIRHKLTINNQDVLFLWHQDEVHAIESKCPHLKLPLTKGKLTDDCAIICPFHKSAFDLKTGDVACWSPWPPIVGKWLGKLSKEKQLKIYRTRIEEDIIWVDA
- a CDS encoding ABC transporter permease, which gives rise to MKLFVLIALKHLLARKRQSLVSLLGIVLGVSFFLTISSLMQGSEKDFIKRLIDNSPHIIIMDEYRNPRLQPVYQLYEQGAIELRSMKPLTETRGIRGYEQIIHYLRHTFPGIRTSPALVGQALLSYAGKDFSITMNGMIPEEIKTVSTINHYMIAGTIDDLIVNPDGIVIGNQLARKLSLKLGDNITATATSGQVRTFKILGIFRTGRSDFDANQTFVSLKRAQALLNRVNRANSILIKLPMPYQAYELAAEIERQIGYQTVSWQEKSEDLLNTLVIRNTIMYSVVSAVLIVAAFGIYNVISTVVMEKHRDIAILKSMGFYSRDIQLIFIIQGLLLGMTGCLLGLPLGSLLMYGLMQVQFKPPGSSELVSMPLDWGYLQFVIAAAFAMIAAMVAALLPARKAAWVQPVDILRGGT
- a CDS encoding efflux RND transporter periplasmic adaptor subunit — translated: MKKSLLVLSIVFILLIGWVGFYGYGKNRMEVVHPFYGTAVQAAYATGTVEATVMMPISTHITARLLKLYADEGSEVIKGQILAQLEDQYLQETLRELKEREELARKRYERHTPLMQKGVTSKDEYDRMVSEWRAAMAAVHGAEAQVNYLKLIAPADGRIIRRDGEIGQLIPANQAVFWLSCCAPLRIGAEVDEEDIVYVRRGQEVLIRADAFPERIFYGKVQSITPKGDPIARSYRVRISLPEDTPLLIGMTTETNIIFHKKQNALLLPASAVMAGKVWLVDDDKLRQVPVSLGAKSLKQVEILNGLTADDLVILHPRDELKEGTRVRPVLVKLEQ
- a CDS encoding ferritin-like domain-containing protein; amino-acid sequence: MKNKDFISDIKKIRREARKHLKRGPVTENYKLDLKNVINLLNGALATELICTLRYKKHYYKAAALGASVAATEFLEHANQENDHASQIAQRIVQLGGDPDFSPEGLPQRSHADYVDCEDVACMVKENLIAERIAIDIYREMINYIGNADPTTRKMLEDILAVEEEHADDLLDVAAEYDINFEQ
- a CDS encoding branched-chain amino acid transport system II carrier protein; translated protein: MPQIRSMLMYGFAMFAMFFGSGNLVFPLQIGYENGDHWLLGFAGLLITGIILPFLGLFVIKLHQGNYQSFFGGAGRLAQVVLPFAMLSLLGSFGVVPRCITVAYGSMDYMMPGMSLMTFSFLFCLAMYLVCLNDRWMVNILGKWMSPVLLIILIILTAMAIFHSPEPTSHHKAKEAFATGFLTGYQTMDLFAAFFFSALTFTQIQNKLPAGTSSQELIRFAIKSSLIAAILLAMIYLGFVYLGAHYSFLIQDVPAESMLPTIAFYTMGKKATTLIGFAMLFSCLSTAIALNNLYARYLCNLFNLKENKFYRVVLLTTGIAFIISLFDFRGIAAFLQPILEAFYPGIIGLVLISIVIKRHQPLKMYLFYIITLITISYSYLK
- a CDS encoding LbtU family siderophore porin; translation: MFKAIVRYFLIVFMVTAHFNLAASIPHFQPGPLSFTYDGHLFFNATNSAVQGEKYLLNQQLSNIKLNSELQMTAEHKLKGLFIYNTEPTPIAPKYYFDQLYEEFNPELSNWTVQAGKNWLAFGRYKNDLIYKPLTKALGQTNESVVFLGYDATYYVNLSFFHPYSRIRSSPLPLYYNLDLGIHHTYFDVGASYLYSIADSQIFQYNKGFGGFSARPIHSHIPGAAAYINMKYQKFSAYLTYVTAINSFAVNELSYNKKGASPGAFSLQGVYTIHIKNIPLKLIGFYDHSYQALPLKLPSRRIGIGLSSDINRYCTVQFQYAKDYGYANTMSSSGLNHPVVGNSSKAMVFALQVIVHF
- a CDS encoding IucA/IucC family protein — translated: MALAYGNFHYLSQQLRFLLFEIGIGMTESAMNHFITLAHRQCLQRLQHAAIMEGLIDREITSHHVHDFLDLLKIDLKKSNPASAFNRWQDLRNELDETIVNQALALAYRQHWQQTLRLHAKKYPSLWSWLCAQHDPSDITQFLEQWGCIGHPYHPNFRAKIGFNRCEVMQYSPEFNALVRIHWAAIHRTITHTSVNKENYRQLLSYHFPDEYQRWAQALHFKRLNPDNYYPLLLHPWQWRNKQHTLGASLQDDKQLILVPHHQNTMPTMSLRTMMSLSNRGPHIKLAVDVHTTSSFRTVSPASIDNGPTVSSWVNHILAQHQYYEERLFLAHDLAGINITHPAIPLHEKRQLAMLIRENPLNALKDSQQLVPLAALFAPSPVSQTPLLLEIIETSQINPEECFAAYCAIVLKGQLHLLVHYGIALEAHQQNTLVIFENNQPKGLVIRDLGGIKICTHPLYSKVIKPELHPDSTITCTRLDELSNKFIHGNLQSNLGYWIKCLHAHYGLSSHSLWHQVYQTLQQQFDVLKTKTDQHLHQWHQHQLLSMPWQQKSLLTMRLNREQTIDVYTAIANPLSACS
- a CDS encoding phosphatase PAP2 family protein translates to MSDFTADCFLAFTHFPLLFFLTIIGTLWWGRGFFLPTVFLIAFDIVVNVALKGTFKIPLAAALHKVGYAFPSGHMQLATVFYCWLASLTVSWLGRGVIMMLLIGIGASLIHFGYHNLYEVLGGLVSGILLMVVFRWLLTYYRHSFFKTLFWAASLLMMYSGLMYQAIPRHACAAYVAIGLLFLMQRMTVVYRVRHAIDTSVGDGGQSGST
- a CDS encoding ABC transporter ATP-binding protein, which gives rise to MTTVIKTKQLTRRLPAEVPVTLVEDIDLEIQAGEFVVITGPSGSGKSSLLYLLGLLDRPSSGLMWLNGENTSFYSEEQLADIRLAQLGFVFQFHFLLPEFTALENVMLPMQRLGRLAPLEVKSRAETLLTNLNLQEQLNKLPKQLSGGQSQRVAIARALANEPLLILADEPTGNLDTTASMNVQTTLKQLAHQYGRTVVVVTHDPQFAAMADRLIHIIDGKIAS